The DNA segment TGGCGGTCATGACGGGAGGTCAGCTCCTAGTTGCGGTCGGCGGTTTCCAGTACCCCGAGACGGGTCAGCCCCTGGGCGACGTGCACGGACCGGGCTTCGTCCACGCCCGGGAAGAAACGGGCGGCTGCCACCGCGCGGCCGTCGGCCAGGGCGCGCAGGGCCTCGGCGACGGCGTCGGGCACGGCCAGCCGGTGGCCGTTGACGAGCAGGGCGCTGCGGGCGCCGTCGCTCGGGCCGATCTCCAGCGGTACCGGGCTGCGGCGCAGCAGGGCGGCGGGGGCCAGGACGTCCGCGGACGCCAGGCGTTCGAACTCCCGGGGCCGGCCGGCACCCGCGCGGGCAGCGCCCATCTCGCGCAGCCGGACCGCCTCCGCATCCGTGTCCAGGCCGGTCAGGAGTCCGGCGAGGCGGGCGGACAGGGCACCGAGCGTGGCGGCGGTGTCGGGGGCGGCGGGCTCGGCCAGGTACGGGAAGCCGTCGAAGGCGGGGTCGGCCAGGAGGTGCTGGACGGTGTCGGCCAGCAGGTCGCGCCAGCGGCGCGGCTCGACGGTGACCGACAGGTGCAGGGACACCTGGTCCTTTGCGGCCGCTGCGTGCGGGGTTCCATAGGGCAGGTACAGGACGTCACCCGCACGCAGCGTCGTCTCGATGGCCGGCGCCCCCAGGTCCTCGGGCCGGTAGGAGACCTTGCCGGCGCGGCGGCCGGCCGGCGGCTCCCAGATCCGCCAGTCCTTGGTGCCCTCGATCTGGATGACGTAGACGTCGACCGGGTCGTGGTGAGGGGCGTAGCCGTCGCGGCCGGCGGGGGTGAGGAAGGCGACGACCTCGCTCTCGCAGGCGAAGGTGGCGGCGAACATCTCGGCCAGGCGGCGGGCGGAGGGCAGGAAGTGGTTCAGCGCGTTCCAGGTGACGGTGCCGCCGGAGCGGAACAGCTCGTACACCTGCCCGGCGACGACCGCCTCGGTCAGTCCCGCCCCGCGGTCGGAGACGGTGCGGGTGTACGCCTTGCCGGGCACACCGCGGCCGTCCTTGGCGATCCGCAGGTAGGCGGGTGAGACGGTCTGCATCGCCACGATGTCGTCGAGCTGCCGCACCGACACCAGATCCCGGGCCCGGCCGTCCAGGGCGCCCCTGCGCAGCAGCGGCTTGCGGTTGAAGTACTCCTGGAAGAAGACCTGCCGGTCTCCGACGAGGTCTTCGAAGCCTTGGGGGGTCGTGGATGTGTCCACGCTCTTCGCCTCCAGCGGACGGGATAGGGCCAGGGGTGGGAACGGTGGTGCCGGTGCGGGGAATGAGGGGGCGGGCCCAGAGGGGGCCCGCCGGGCGGGGCGGGATTGCAGATGGCGGGGTGGGGCTTGGAGCGCCTCCCGCCGGGCGGGCGGGGCGAGGCCCGCCGGGCGGGCGGGGCGAGGCCCGCCGGGCGGGCGGGGCGGGATCGGCGGGTGGGGCGGGGGCAGGTGGCTCGGGTGGGACGAGGCCCGCGGGGCGGGTCGGCGGGTGGCCGGCGCGGAAGGAGGGCCGCCGGGCGGGACGGCGTCGGCGGGTGGCCGGGGGCCGGGGGCCCCGGTAGGACGAGGCTCGCCGGGCCGGCGGGTGGCCGGCGCGGGGCGAGGCCCGCCGGGTGGGGCGGGGCGGGGTCGACGGGTGGGGCGGGGGCAGGTGGCCCGGGTGGGACGAGGCCCGCCGGGCGGGCGGGGCGGGGTCGACGGGTGGGGCGGGGGCAGGTGGCCCCGGTAGGACGAGGCTCGCCGGGCGGGACGGGCCGGGCGGGTGGCCGGGGCGGGACGGGCGGGTGGCCGGGGCGGGGCGAGGCCCGCCGGGCGGGGCGGGGCGCCTCCCCGGCCGGCGCGCCGGGGCCCGGGGTCCAACTGCCGGGGCGAGGGGCGGGTTTTCGGTCCCCGGGGTTCGGGACTGCGGTGTCACCAGGTGGCGTCACACCCGGGGCACTCCCCTGCCCGGGGGCGGCGCCGGGGTTCAACTTCCCCAGTACGGCCGGGTGTTACGGGCCCCGGGCGGGGCTGGGTGTGTCAGGCGGTACCCGGGTGTCGCGGGCCGGTGCCGGCCGGGTGTTCAACTGCCCGGGCGGTAGCAGGTGTTGCGTGCCGGGGCTGTGCGCGGGGCCTTCCTGGGTGCGGGGGCCTGGCCCCCCCGGCAGCGGCCGGCGCGAACCGCCTGCTGCCGGGGGGGCCGTGACCGGTGGCCTCGCTGCGGGGCGCGGCCGGGTCCCCCTGCCGAAGGGGGCCCGTTTCAGTGAGGGGCGACTTCGAGGACGCCCAGGCGGGTCAGGCCCTGGGCGGCCTTCGTGGCGCGCTCGGGGTCGACGCCGGGGAAGATGTCACCGGCCGGGACGTCCGCTTCCAGACCGGCGAGGGTCTCCGCGACCGGGGTGGGAACGGCGATCTTGTGACCGTTGACCGTCATCTGCGTGCGCCCGCCGTCGTTCGCGCCGAACTCCACCACCGCCGCCGTACGCCGCAGCAGCACCGAGGGGGTGATGCGGTCGGTCTCGGCGATCGTCTGGAAGGTCGTGCCGTGCGAACTGCCCGGCATCGTACGGCCCAGCTCGGCCAGCCGGTCCAGCTCCGCGCCGCTGTCCAGGGCGTCCATGCGGGCGGCCAGCGCGGCGATCTTCTGCCGGAACAGGGCCTCGGTACCGGCGTCCCGCAGGGCCCCGATGTGCGGGTACTGGTTGAACTCCGGCCCGGAAGCGGCCTGTTCGAACGTCTCGCGCAGCAGGTCCTTCCACATCCGCGGCCGCATCATGATCGACAGATGCAGCGACACCTGGTCCTCGGCGGCCGCCGCGTGCGGGGTGTTGTACGGCAGGTACAGGACGTCACCCGGCTCCAGCAGGACCTCGATGGCCGGCTCGCCGAGCTCCTCGTCGGTGTAGGAGGCGTTGTCACCCTCACGCTGGGCGGGCAGGTCCCACAGCTTCCACCGCTTGGTGCCCTCCAGCTGCACGATGAACAGGTCGACCGGGTCGTGGTGCGGGAGGTAACCGCGCTTCTTGGTGGGCGTCATGAACCCCACCACGTCGGTACGCACGGCCATCTTGTCGCTGATGACACGGGTGAAGTCCCGCAGCTCGGGCACGATCTGGTTCAGCGAGCACCAGGTGACCGTCGCACCGGCCCGGAACAGCTCGTAGATCTTCTCCGGCACCACCGTGTCGGTGATGTTCACACCCTGCACGACCACACTGCGCGTGTAGCCCTTCTCAGGGACACCGGAACCGTTGTGGTTGACCTTGATGTACGGCGGCCGGATCGACTCCATGTGCAGCAGCTCGTCGAGCTTGCGGACCGACAGGATGTCCCGGACATCGCCCGGCATCGCGTTCTTCCGCAGCAGGGGCTTCTTGTCGAAGTACTCGGCAAAGAAGACCTTTTCGTCCCCCACCAGATCTTCGAATGTGAAGTCGTACATTGCATTCCTTTCAATGCCCGATGGCGTGGAACGAAAAGCTTTTATGCGGCGGAGGGGCGGCAGCCTGTACATTCGGGCCGCCCCTCCGGCCGCATCAGAATTACTGGATGTTGACGTAGTACGACGTCGCCAGCAGCTCGGCGGAGGTCTCGATGAACTCGATGTCGTCGAACGCCACGGTGTTCTCCATGCTGTTCACTCCCTCTTGTTTCCCGGAATTTCCGCCGGGCTGTCCCG comes from the Streptomyces seoulensis genome and includes:
- a CDS encoding cupin domain-containing protein, translated to MYDFTFEDLVGDEKVFFAEYFDKKPLLRKNAMPGDVRDILSVRKLDELLHMESIRPPYIKVNHNGSGVPEKGYTRSVVVQGVNITDTVVPEKIYELFRAGATVTWCSLNQIVPELRDFTRVISDKMAVRTDVVGFMTPTKKRGYLPHHDPVDLFIVQLEGTKRWKLWDLPAQREGDNASYTDEELGEPAIEVLLEPGDVLYLPYNTPHAAAAEDQVSLHLSIMMRPRMWKDLLRETFEQAASGPEFNQYPHIGALRDAGTEALFRQKIAALAARMDALDSGAELDRLAELGRTMPGSSHGTTFQTIAETDRITPSVLLRRTAAVVEFGANDGGRTQMTVNGHKIAVPTPVAETLAGLEADVPAGDIFPGVDPERATKAAQGLTRLGVLEVAPH
- a CDS encoding JmjC domain-containing protein gives rise to the protein MDTSTTPQGFEDLVGDRQVFFQEYFNRKPLLRRGALDGRARDLVSVRQLDDIVAMQTVSPAYLRIAKDGRGVPGKAYTRTVSDRGAGLTEAVVAGQVYELFRSGGTVTWNALNHFLPSARRLAEMFAATFACESEVVAFLTPAGRDGYAPHHDPVDVYVIQIEGTKDWRIWEPPAGRRAGKVSYRPEDLGAPAIETTLRAGDVLYLPYGTPHAAAAKDQVSLHLSVTVEPRRWRDLLADTVQHLLADPAFDGFPYLAEPAAPDTAATLGALSARLAGLLTGLDTDAEAVRLREMGAARAGAGRPREFERLASADVLAPAALLRRSPVPLEIGPSDGARSALLVNGHRLAVPDAVAEALRALADGRAVAAARFFPGVDEARSVHVAQGLTRLGVLETADRN